From a region of the uncultured Desulfatiglans sp. genome:
- a CDS encoding Lipoprotein releasing system, transmembrane protein, LolC/E family, producing MFFELFLGLRYLRTKRKERFISVISVISMVGVMVGVMALIVVLSVMNGFREDLLGKILGVNSHVLLFSYDGPFDGHEAVQKKVEEVPGVMAATPFIYSQVMVNHRGNASGAILRGIDTATAGRVVAIPDMIRGGSLDELDPAPGQPPGIVIGKELARQLGALIGDVVSVLSPEGKLTPLGRAPNTREYRLVGIFDSGMYEYDASMAYVSLSEAQGLLGIGSRVTGLELKVEDPDQSDRLAREVQSAVGPPYWTKDWKQMNKSLFAALKLEKLTMFIILTMIVLVGALNIISTLVMVVMEKTKDVAILRAMGASARSIMAIFMLQGLLVGLVGTVVGLAAGLGLCELLGRYQFIDLPADVYYIAKLPVLVQPGDVLFVAGAAVMISFLATVYPSWHASRLNPIHAIRYE from the coding sequence ATGTTTTTCGAGCTTTTCCTCGGGCTCCGCTATTTGCGGACGAAGCGCAAGGAGAGATTCATCTCCGTCATCTCGGTCATTTCCATGGTGGGCGTCATGGTGGGCGTCATGGCGCTCATCGTCGTCCTGTCGGTTATGAACGGTTTCCGCGAGGATCTGCTCGGGAAGATCCTGGGGGTCAACTCCCATGTTCTGCTGTTCAGCTACGACGGCCCCTTCGACGGACACGAGGCGGTTCAGAAAAAGGTGGAGGAGGTGCCCGGCGTCATGGCGGCGACTCCATTCATTTACAGTCAGGTGATGGTGAACCACCGCGGCAACGCCTCGGGCGCCATCCTGCGGGGAATCGACACGGCGACCGCCGGTAGGGTGGTCGCGATCCCCGACATGATCCGCGGGGGATCCTTGGATGAGCTCGATCCCGCGCCCGGTCAACCGCCGGGGATCGTAATCGGGAAGGAGCTTGCGCGCCAGCTGGGCGCCCTGATTGGCGACGTGGTCTCGGTTCTTTCGCCGGAGGGCAAGCTGACCCCTCTCGGGCGCGCCCCTAACACACGGGAATACCGTCTGGTCGGCATCTTCGATTCGGGCATGTACGAGTACGATGCCTCCATGGCGTATGTCTCCCTTTCCGAGGCCCAGGGCCTGCTCGGTATCGGTTCCAGGGTGACGGGCCTGGAATTGAAGGTCGAGGACCCCGATCAATCCGACCGGCTGGCCCGGGAGGTGCAGTCCGCCGTGGGCCCTCCCTATTGGACGAAAGACTGGAAGCAGATGAACAAGAGCCTCTTTGCGGCCTTGAAACTCGAAAAATTGACCATGTTCATCATCCTGACCATGATTGTCCTGGTGGGGGCCCTCAACATCATCAGCACCCTCGTAATGGTGGTGATGGAGAAGACCAAGGATGTGGCGATCCTGAGGGCGATGGGCGCCTCGGCGCGCAGCATCATGGCGATCTTCATGCTGCAGGGGTTGCTTGTCGGTCTGGTGGGAACGGTGGTGGGCCTGGCTGCCGGGCTGGGGTTGTGCGAGCTCCTCGGGCGATACCAATTCATCGACCTGCCCGCGGATGTCTACTACATAGCCAAGCTCCCGGTCCTGGTCCAGCCGGGAGACGTCCTGTTCGTAGCCGGCGCGGCGGTGATGATCTCTTTCCTCGCGACGGTCTACCCATCCTGGCACGCATCACGCCTGAACCCCATCCATGCCATTCGCTATGAATAG
- the lysU gene encoding lysine tRNA synthetase, inducible (Evidence 2a : Function from experimental evidences in other organisms; PubMedId : 10913247, 2183178, 2188953, 7735833; Product type e : enzyme) codes for MAKAVAKSGTVFEERLEKAEKLKAMGVELYPAGFRPSMRIAEAAERFGSMDADALEASEEVHSLAGRIVAWRDFGKAAFIHIKDGTGRIQAYVKKDQVSEREFEIFRLMDIGDHIGLWGRFFRTRTGELTLLADGLKLLSKSLRPLPEKWHGLTDVETRYRQRYLDLIVNDRVREVFLLRSRIIQSIRLYFLARDFLEVETPMMQPIPGGATARPFKTYHNALGMHFYLRVAPELYLKRLIVGGMDRVFEINRNFRNEGISVKHNPEFTMLEFYMAHATFEDLMAFTEGLFTHVLQETLGRLVIDYQGAQIDFTPPWKKVSLFDALKDLGEVPEAILHDEAEAVRFAEERDIAVQEKEGHAKLLTKLFDVLVEPKLIQPTFVSGYPTAVSPLSRRNDEDPGLTDRFELFIGGKEIANAFTELNDPVDQRGRFEEQVAMREAGDEEAQFMDEDYVAALEYGMPPTGGEGIGIDRVVMLLTDSPSIRDVILFPHMRNR; via the coding sequence GTGGCAAAAGCGGTTGCGAAGAGTGGAACGGTGTTCGAGGAGAGGCTCGAGAAGGCCGAGAAGTTGAAAGCCATGGGCGTGGAGCTTTATCCGGCCGGTTTCAGGCCCTCCATGCGTATCGCGGAGGCCGCGGAGCGGTTCGGATCCATGGACGCGGATGCCCTGGAGGCCTCGGAAGAGGTGCACAGCCTTGCAGGACGCATCGTAGCCTGGCGGGATTTCGGCAAGGCTGCGTTTATCCATATCAAGGACGGCACGGGCCGCATCCAGGCTTATGTCAAGAAGGACCAGGTCAGTGAACGGGAGTTCGAGATCTTCCGTTTGATGGATATCGGGGACCACATCGGGTTGTGGGGGCGGTTCTTCCGCACGCGGACGGGCGAACTGACGCTCCTTGCGGACGGCTTGAAGCTCCTGAGCAAATCCCTGCGTCCCTTGCCGGAAAAGTGGCATGGGTTGACGGATGTGGAGACCCGCTACCGCCAGCGCTATCTGGACTTGATTGTCAACGATCGGGTCCGGGAGGTTTTTCTCCTCCGCAGCCGGATCATCCAATCGATTCGCTTGTATTTTCTGGCCCGTGACTTCCTGGAGGTCGAGACGCCGATGATGCAGCCGATCCCCGGCGGGGCGACGGCGCGCCCGTTCAAGACCTACCACAACGCCCTCGGGATGCACTTCTATCTGCGTGTGGCTCCGGAGTTGTACCTGAAGCGGCTGATCGTCGGCGGCATGGACCGGGTCTTCGAGATCAACCGCAACTTCCGGAACGAGGGCATATCGGTCAAGCACAATCCGGAATTCACCATGCTCGAATTCTACATGGCCCATGCGACGTTCGAGGACCTGATGGCGTTTACGGAAGGGCTGTTCACCCATGTGCTGCAGGAGACCTTGGGGCGGCTCGTCATCGATTACCAGGGTGCACAGATCGATTTCACCCCGCCCTGGAAGAAGGTTTCTCTTTTCGATGCGTTGAAAGATCTCGGCGAGGTCCCCGAGGCGATTCTGCACGATGAGGCGGAGGCCGTCCGCTTTGCCGAGGAGCGGGATATAGCGGTTCAGGAAAAGGAGGGGCACGCCAAGCTGCTGACCAAGCTGTTCGACGTTCTGGTGGAGCCTAAGCTGATTCAGCCGACGTTCGTTTCCGGATATCCAACGGCGGTTTCTCCTCTGTCGCGCCGCAACGACGAGGACCCGGGTTTGACCGACCGCTTCGAGTTGTTCATCGGTGGCAAGGAGATCGCCAACGCCTTCACGGAATTGAACGACCCGGTGGATCAACGAGGGCGTTTCGAGGAGCAGGTGGCCATGCGGGAGGCCGGCGATGAAGAGGCGCAGTTCATGGATGAGGACTATGTGGCCGCTCTCGAATATGGCATGCCGCCCACGGGCGGGGAGGGCATTGGCATCGATCGGGTCGTCATGCTTCTAACCGACTCGCCTTCCATCCGGGACGTGATTCTCTTCCCCCACATGAGAAACCGGTAG
- a CDS encoding Amidohydrolase yields MQHPATTLDHPRRFIAGWFIDGSGAPARRRVLVSIDENGLIRRIEAGAPDSGKAAGSAADLRSCTILPPLIDSHVHLALSGTTDEDARHRQLTASYPETKPVIDAHILAHLSRGILGLRDGGDYGAYALRYKMSKSTDPSFPLFLRAAGRAWHAPGRYGKLIGRSPAPRQTLAQAITSDQDPSDHVKIVQSGLNSLKEFGRQTPPQFNRAELEEAFRAARSRGLRIMVHANGALPVKEAIAAGCDSIEHGFFMGEANLCALAEKRITWVPTAVTMQAYDRSLPGKSPERSVCRRNLEAQILQIARAYALGVRIAAGSDAGSLGVHHGRGLIEELALLMEAGLPVEAAVACGTSQAAALLGLDNDLGVLAPGRPATFLAAAGSPDALPFLLDGPLEIYIRGKRLKHG; encoded by the coding sequence ATGCAACATCCTGCCACCACTCTCGACCATCCGAGGCGTTTTATCGCAGGCTGGTTTATCGACGGAAGCGGCGCCCCGGCGCGCAGACGGGTCCTCGTGAGCATCGACGAAAACGGTTTGATCCGAAGGATCGAAGCGGGCGCGCCGGATTCCGGCAAAGCCGCCGGGAGCGCCGCGGATCTGCGCAGCTGCACCATCCTGCCGCCTCTGATAGACAGCCATGTTCATCTGGCGCTCTCCGGCACGACGGATGAAGATGCGAGACATCGGCAGCTCACCGCGTCTTATCCAGAGACGAAGCCCGTAATCGACGCCCATATCCTCGCACACCTGAGCCGCGGGATCTTGGGCCTCCGGGATGGAGGTGATTACGGCGCCTATGCCTTGCGGTACAAAATGTCCAAGTCGACCGACCCCTCTTTTCCGCTATTCCTCCGCGCCGCAGGCCGCGCCTGGCACGCTCCGGGGCGCTATGGAAAACTCATCGGCCGAAGCCCCGCACCGCGGCAAACCCTGGCGCAGGCCATCACCAGCGATCAAGATCCATCGGACCACGTCAAAATCGTTCAGTCAGGACTGAACAGCCTCAAGGAATTCGGCCGCCAAACGCCGCCCCAGTTCAACCGAGCCGAGCTCGAGGAGGCCTTCCGCGCCGCCCGATCCCGGGGGCTGCGGATCATGGTGCATGCCAACGGAGCCCTCCCCGTGAAGGAGGCGATCGCCGCCGGCTGCGATTCCATCGAGCACGGCTTCTTCATGGGAGAGGCCAACCTCTGCGCTTTGGCGGAGAAAAGGATCACCTGGGTTCCAACCGCCGTCACCATGCAGGCCTACGATCGAAGCCTCCCTGGGAAAAGCCCTGAGCGGTCCGTCTGCCGCAGGAATCTCGAAGCCCAGATCCTGCAGATCGCACGCGCTTACGCCCTGGGGGTCCGGATCGCTGCCGGCAGCGATGCCGGCAGCCTCGGCGTCCATCACGGCCGCGGGCTGATCGAAGAGCTGGCGCTGCTCATGGAGGCCGGCCTGCCGGTCGAGGCGGCCGTCGCATGCGGCACATCGCAGGCAGCCGCTCTGCTGGGTCTGGACAACGATCTAGGGGTCCTGGCCCCAGGCAGGCCGGCCACTTTTCTCGCGGCGGCCGGAAGCCCCGATGCGCTGCCCTTCTTGCTCGACGGACCCCTGGAGATCTACATCCGGGGCAAAAGGCTGAAGCACGGCTGA
- a CDS encoding putative Response regulator PleD (Evidence 3 : Putative function from multiple computational evidences), with the protein MPDNIWEEDSSNHPFAVLVAEDETVSRRLLERMLQTAGYDVTVARDGHEALALFEARFHPIVLTDWVMPEMDGLELCRAVRARLNEGGYVYLVLLTAKDAKEDIIRGLEAGADDYLTKPFHRAELIARLKTGERILRLERSLKEANERIRLLTITDALTGCYNRKYLDEMLPGEIERAYRYGRPISIILCDLDHFKDLNDVYGHQAGDSVLRQFVRRAKAGLRSRIDWVARYGGEEFLIVLPETPLDAGLAVGERLCGQLAGTPVELHDGQGVKVTASFGVTACEPGAGEETPSYEAVLRCADERLYAAKRAGRARVVGALFEAGR; encoded by the coding sequence ATGCCGGATAATATCTGGGAAGAAGACTCCTCGAACCACCCTTTTGCCGTTCTTGTGGCGGAGGACGAGACCGTGTCACGGCGTCTGCTCGAGCGGATGCTGCAGACGGCGGGCTATGACGTCACGGTGGCGCGCGACGGGCATGAAGCCCTTGCCTTGTTTGAAGCACGTTTCCATCCGATCGTGCTGACCGACTGGGTCATGCCCGAGATGGACGGCCTCGAACTTTGCCGGGCCGTCCGGGCCCGGTTGAATGAAGGAGGCTATGTCTACCTGGTCCTTCTGACGGCGAAGGACGCCAAAGAGGATATCATTCGGGGTCTGGAGGCCGGAGCCGACGACTACTTGACCAAGCCGTTCCATCGGGCGGAGCTGATCGCGCGCCTCAAGACCGGTGAGAGGATTCTGCGGCTCGAAAGGTCGCTCAAGGAGGCCAACGAGCGGATCAGGCTGCTTACAATCACGGATGCATTGACGGGCTGTTACAATCGCAAGTACCTCGATGAAATGCTCCCGGGGGAAATCGAGCGGGCTTACCGCTACGGACGGCCGATATCGATCATCCTCTGCGATCTGGATCATTTCAAAGATCTGAACGACGTTTACGGCCACCAGGCGGGCGACAGCGTGCTCAGGCAGTTTGTCCGTCGGGCCAAGGCGGGGCTCAGAAGCCGGATCGACTGGGTTGCCCGCTATGGAGGCGAAGAATTCCTGATCGTGTTGCCCGAAACGCCGCTCGATGCGGGCTTGGCCGTGGGGGAACGCCTCTGCGGACAGCTGGCGGGGACCCCTGTGGAGCTTCACGACGGTCAAGGGGTGAAGGTGACCGCCAGTTTCGGGGTGACGGCCTGCGAACCGGGGGCGGGTGAGGAAACGCCGTCTTACGAGGCGGTTTTGAGGTGTGCGGATGAACGCTTGTATGCGGCCAAACGCGCAGGCAGGGCGAGGGTTGTCGGAGCGCTTTTCGAAGCCGGCCGGTGA
- a CDS encoding hypothetical protein (Evidence 5 : Unknown function): MVFLANLGVNLHVCLCGDLQVASAQTLDFHPEMVFLANLGVNLHVCLCGDLQVASAQTLDFLDIGQKSSFPDWKRGSTKKSFPAEYEPVSISNRRWSFWPISASICTFACAATCRSPPHKRLISLMPARPGPAPNGGPGTGRAYRKICNSGLKTGFEQQIISEQTPTYTKRIETGKSSRPFAAVETAFQGCERGSPEAGKVL, from the coding sequence ATGGTCTTTTTGGCCAATCTCGGCGTCAATCTGCACGTTTGCTTGTGCGGCGACCTGCAGGTCGCCTCCGCGCAAACGCTTGATTTCCATCCGGAAATGGTCTTTTTGGCCAATCTCGGCGTCAATCTGCACGTTTGCTTGTGCGGCGACCTGCAGGTCGCCTCCGCACAAACGCTTGATTTCCTTGATATTGGCCAAAAATCCTCATTTCCGGATTGGAAACGGGGTTCTACCAAAAAATCATTTCCGGCTGAATACGAACCGGTTTCCATCTCGAACCGGAGATGGTCTTTTTGGCCAATCTCGGCGTCAATCTGCACGTTTGCTTGTGCGGCGACCTGCAGGTCGCCTCCGCACAAACGCTTGATTTCCTTGATGCCAGCTAGACCGGGACCCGCCCCGAACGGGGGCCCGGGCACCGGCAGGGCGTACAGAAAAATTTGCAACTCCGGATTGAAAACGGGGTTCGAGCAGCAAATCATTTCCGAACAAACTCCGACCTATACTAAAAGAATCGAAACCGGCAAGTCAAGCCGGCCTTTTGCCGCCGTGGAGACAGCGTTTCAGGGATGCGAACGGGGTTCACCGGAAGCGGGAAAGGTGCTATAG
- a CDS encoding Metallo-beta-lactamase domain protein yields the protein MTKPVSFDLIHIEQDLPGFAPFFGAWLCEGPLNLVIDVGPARTAGRLIASLRSHRLARLDYVLLTHVHIDHCGALAALLEAYPSAKVICHAAGLPFLVNPEKLWKGSLAVLGELAEAYGAPERIRPEKLIAHPEAAIEGLTIAETPGHALHHLSYLYGGRLFAGEAAGNYFRISGRDYLRPATPPRFFLDVCLRSVDALLAFEDQPICYAHCGWNEHSHPWLTAFRDQLLLWAEIIQAELRRGDRDVLDRCVRALLANDSNLGAFEDMDPPTQARERTFIANAVKGFLGYLSSDVKL from the coding sequence ATGACCAAACCCGTCTCCTTCGACCTTATCCACATCGAACAGGACCTTCCCGGTTTTGCGCCCTTTTTCGGCGCCTGGCTCTGCGAAGGGCCTTTGAACCTGGTCATCGATGTCGGCCCTGCGCGAACAGCAGGCCGGCTGATCGCTTCCCTCCGGTCACATCGCTTGGCCCGGCTCGATTACGTCCTGCTCACTCACGTCCATATCGATCACTGCGGCGCACTCGCCGCCCTTCTCGAGGCTTATCCCTCCGCGAAGGTCATCTGCCACGCCGCAGGTCTTCCCTTCCTCGTCAATCCGGAAAAATTATGGAAGGGCAGCCTGGCCGTCCTCGGCGAACTGGCCGAAGCGTACGGTGCGCCCGAACGGATCCGGCCGGAAAAACTGATCGCCCATCCGGAGGCCGCCATCGAAGGCTTGACAATCGCCGAAACCCCCGGGCACGCCCTCCATCACCTCAGTTACCTTTATGGCGGCCGCTTGTTCGCTGGAGAGGCCGCGGGCAACTACTTCAGGATCTCCGGGCGGGATTACCTCAGACCGGCGACCCCGCCGCGTTTCTTTCTCGACGTTTGCCTTCGAAGCGTGGACGCGCTCCTCGCCTTCGAAGACCAGCCCATCTGTTATGCGCATTGCGGATGGAACGAACATTCGCATCCCTGGCTGACCGCTTTTCGCGACCAGCTTCTGCTGTGGGCTGAAATCATCCAAGCCGAATTGCGGCGGGGTGATCGAGATGTCCTGGACAGGTGCGTTCGTGCGCTGCTCGCAAACGACTCGAATCTCGGCGCCTTCGAGGACATGGACCCGCCCACCCAGGCCCGGGAAAGGACCTTCATAGCCAACGCCGTCAAAGGCTTCCTCGGTTATTTATCGTCTGACGTCAAGCTATGA
- a CDS encoding Transcriptional regulator, Fur family has product MKNNDFLEKENFRRLIEADGADRIEDRLKIIDAFLSSEEHMTLEEIYRLLKSRGEDIEPEFVRQCLHRMVDLGFAQRKEFADQPIRYEHRHLGIHHDHLICTKCGKIVEFVNDDLEKLQIAIAAQHGFHILQHRLEIYGLCDACMARRKPLMPLSMAKPGEIVAIRDIVSGAFSRARLAALGLRLGDTIEIISNAGQGNLIFAHNCSRMALGRGIAQKLLVSPVTRETAPVCTQPLD; this is encoded by the coding sequence ATGAAAAACAATGATTTCCTGGAGAAGGAAAATTTCCGGAGACTCATCGAAGCCGACGGCGCCGATCGGATCGAGGACCGGCTCAAGATAATCGACGCCTTTCTCAGTTCCGAAGAGCATATGACGCTCGAAGAGATCTACCGTCTCCTGAAAAGCAGAGGCGAAGATATCGAGCCCGAGTTCGTGCGTCAATGCCTCCACCGTATGGTGGACCTTGGCTTCGCGCAGAGGAAGGAATTCGCGGATCAGCCCATTCGCTACGAACATCGGCACCTGGGCATCCACCACGACCACCTGATCTGCACCAAATGCGGAAAGATCGTCGAATTCGTGAACGACGATCTCGAGAAGCTGCAGATAGCGATAGCCGCTCAGCACGGCTTTCACATCCTGCAGCACCGTCTGGAGATCTACGGCCTCTGCGACGCCTGTATGGCCCGGAGAAAACCGCTCATGCCCCTCTCGATGGCCAAACCGGGAGAGATCGTCGCGATCCGCGACATCGTAAGCGGCGCATTCTCGCGCGCCAGACTGGCGGCCCTCGGGCTCCGCCTGGGAGACACCATCGAAATCATCAGCAATGCCGGACAGGGAAACCTCATCTTCGCCCACAATTGCAGCCGGATGGCCCTCGGGCGGGGCATCGCCCAAAAACTTCTCGTCTCCCCGGTGACACGCGAGACAGCACCGGTCTGCACCCAGCCCCTCGACTGA
- a CDS encoding Predicted transporter, GPR1/FUN34/yaaH family: MSNGESPKGNPGVVGLAGFGMTTMILQFHNVGWCGVGPIVALAFIFGGLAQMIAGFQEYQSGNNFGYSAFVAYGSFWIALGIIFLLNHFNIYHSSTTDTGWFLIGWTLYTFIMWIPAMKIHSAMAITFTLLLIGFILLDLAHFGYPGMVKIAGYELMLCALSAWYMMAHVIFAQVFGRDVLPVGSPWIR; encoded by the coding sequence ATGTCCAACGGAGAAAGCCCCAAAGGAAACCCCGGGGTCGTGGGCCTGGCAGGTTTCGGGATGACAACGATGATCCTCCAGTTCCACAACGTAGGATGGTGCGGAGTGGGCCCGATCGTCGCCCTCGCCTTCATCTTCGGGGGCCTGGCGCAGATGATCGCCGGATTCCAGGAATACCAGTCCGGAAACAACTTCGGATACAGCGCATTCGTCGCCTATGGATCCTTCTGGATCGCCCTCGGGATCATCTTTCTGCTCAACCACTTCAACATCTATCATTCCAGCACTACGGACACCGGATGGTTTCTGATCGGCTGGACCCTTTATACCTTCATCATGTGGATACCAGCCATGAAGATCCACAGCGCCATGGCCATCACATTCACTCTGCTCCTGATCGGTTTCATCCTGCTGGACCTCGCCCATTTCGGCTACCCCGGGATGGTCAAGATCGCCGGCTACGAGCTCATGTTGTGCGCCCTGTCGGCCTGGTACATGATGGCCCATGTGATCTTCGCCCAGGTCTTCGGAAGGGATGTCCTGCCGGTCGGAAGCCCCTGGATCCGATAG
- a CDS encoding conserved exported hypothetical protein (Evidence 4 : Unknown function but conserved in other organisms) produces MSLIRIIAILGILFLSPSALRAEETATKEECVVKCYEAAATLTSQGQEEAVRLINDPNGPFVWKDSYVFLMDINGKMLAHPMQPELTKYDHVLLLTDPTGKALFVHFVNIARTSGSGWVDYMWPKPGKTTPTKKTTFIYRIPDTDLFVGAGVYVAGMIY; encoded by the coding sequence ATGTCATTGATTCGTATCATCGCGATCCTCGGGATCCTGTTTCTCTCACCCTCGGCCCTGCGCGCCGAGGAAACGGCAACCAAGGAAGAGTGCGTCGTCAAGTGCTACGAAGCTGCGGCGACCCTCACATCACAGGGTCAGGAGGAGGCCGTCAGACTCATCAACGACCCCAATGGACCTTTTGTCTGGAAGGACTCCTACGTCTTCCTGATGGACATCAACGGGAAGATGCTCGCCCATCCGATGCAGCCCGAACTGACCAAATATGATCATGTTCTGCTGCTGACCGATCCCACCGGCAAGGCTCTTTTCGTCCACTTCGTGAACATTGCCAGAACCAGCGGCAGCGGCTGGGTCGATTACATGTGGCCCAAACCCGGCAAGACCACACCGACGAAGAAGACGACCTTCATCTACAGGATCCCAGACACCGATCTCTTCGTAGGCGCGGGTGTCTATGTCGCCGGAATGATATATTGA